GTCTTTTTGCATTTTTCATTTCTTTGCTTACGCTTAACGCACCCAGCGTAACCCCTTGATAGATTTTTACATGTTTTTTAATCACAGTTGTTTCACCAATAACAATTCCTGTAGCATGATCAATAAAGAAAGGCGATGCAATATTAGCACCAGCATGAATATCAGTTCCTGTAATCCTATGTGCGTATTCGCTCATTAAACGGGAAAAAAGAAGTAAATCCAGATGATATAATTCGTGGCTTAATCTATAAATCGCAATGGCGTAGAAGCCAGGGTATCCTAAATAAACTTCATCGATACTGTTTGATGCAGGATCGTTTTCTAAAATATATGCAGCATCTTGATTCAATTTTTCTAAAACTCCTGGAAGTTTTTCAAGAAATCGATCCCAAATCGATTCGCATAGATTTTCAGGTTTCTTGCAAGCCAAAACAGCAATTTCCTTAAAACGAAATTCGAGTTCATCAATGCTGTCATCTAAGGCTGCATTAGAATCAAAAAGAGTATAAAAAAGTTTTTCTGTAAAGTCTTCGGTTTTGGTTTTAATGCCATAATTGATATGCGAATGACTTTTTAAAGCCCTTATATTTTGTATGATAGTGTCTTTTGTCACAATGGTAAAAATGAATGAATAATTTTGGAACGTTAAAAGTAAGGCGTTTTTTGGAAATAAAGTCACGATTTAACTAAAGAAATTTTCTTCAGAAAGGCTCATTTGTGATAAAAAACGAATTAGAAACTGTTCTTTTTTATGCAATTCTTAAGAAGTTAATTGCGTAAATTAGCTTTCAAAACAAATTAAAATGAAAAACAGCCAGACATTTAAAAGCGCCATTTCGGGACTTTCTTTTGCTGATAGCGAGAAAGTTTATGGTAAATCGATTCATGACCCTATTTTGGGGTTAATTAAAAAAGAATTTCCAAGTTTTAATGATGATGATTGTATCGCCGTTAATGAATTAAATGTCTATCGTCAAAAATATATTTCAAATTATCTTTCAACAGAAATCGGGGCACTTTCGGCAATGGAGAAAAATGTTATTTCTTCATTAAAAGAAGATAAGTCGATTGTCAGCATCGTTGAAGATGAAGAAGAAACCCGTAATTTAGGACAAAGGGTGGCAGATAAAGTAGCCGATTTTGGCGGCAGCTGGACTTTTATTATTTCTTTTGTTGTTTTTATTACCATTTGGATTGGTTCGAATGTTTATATTTTTTTAAATAAAGGTTTTGATCCATACCCGTTTATTCTTTTAAATTTAATTCTTTCCTGCGTTGCCGCTTTGCAGGCTCCGGTAATTATGATGAGCCAAAATCGTCAGGAAGAAAAAGACAGAAATCGAGCTAAAAAAGATTATATGATTAATCTAAAATCGGAATT
This portion of the Flavobacterium panacagri genome encodes:
- a CDS encoding DUF1003 domain-containing protein, whose protein sequence is MKNSQTFKSAISGLSFADSEKVYGKSIHDPILGLIKKEFPSFNDDDCIAVNELNVYRQKYISNYLSTEIGALSAMEKNVISSLKEDKSIVSIVEDEEETRNLGQRVADKVADFGGSWTFIISFVVFITIWIGSNVYIFLNKGFDPYPFILLNLILSCVAALQAPVIMMSQNRQEEKDRNRAKKDYMINLKSELEIRMIHDKIDHLIMHQQQELIEIQKVQIEMMNDILDQIKR
- the epsC gene encoding serine O-acetyltransferase EpsC; protein product: MTKDTIIQNIRALKSHSHINYGIKTKTEDFTEKLFYTLFDSNAALDDSIDELEFRFKEIAVLACKKPENLCESIWDRFLEKLPGVLEKLNQDAAYILENDPASNSIDEVYLGYPGFYAIAIYRLSHELYHLDLLLFSRLMSEYAHRITGTDIHAGANIASPFFIDHATGIVIGETTVIKKHVKIYQGVTLGALSVSKEMKNAKRHPTVEANVCIYANATILGGETVIGKNSIVGGNAWVTKSIPEDSIVLNTTTTEVKIKEKK